A region of uncultured Carboxylicivirga sp. DNA encodes the following proteins:
- a CDS encoding LD-carboxypeptidase translates to MIFPKSLTKGSTIGIVSPAGKIDSETIHFAEKFLQSLGYKVVVGEHAGNAYHQFAGNDEHRAADLQMMLNRTDIDAIFCSRGGYGTGRIIDKLDFTHFIDNPKWIVGYSDITVLHARLQNELKMASIHGPMPKNFPDKSKDDEDMLQLFKILHGELPTYKFKPHLLNRNGEAEGLLIGGNLSLIHALRSTPYDAEPHGKILFIEDVSEYLYNLDRMMHNLKLSGFLKQLSGLIVGQFTEMKDNDEKFGLTAYEIIKEAVKEYDYPVIFGFPAGHGNINMPLVLGKRITMSACNCDVKIKF, encoded by the coding sequence ATGATATTTCCAAAATCGTTAACAAAAGGATCAACCATAGGTATTGTATCGCCTGCAGGTAAAATTGATTCAGAAACAATTCATTTCGCTGAAAAATTTCTGCAAAGTCTTGGATACAAAGTAGTGGTTGGAGAACATGCCGGTAATGCCTATCACCAGTTTGCCGGTAACGACGAACATCGTGCAGCAGATTTGCAAATGATGCTGAATCGCACGGATATCGATGCCATTTTTTGTTCTAGAGGAGGTTATGGTACAGGGCGAATAATAGATAAGCTGGATTTTACTCATTTTATCGATAATCCAAAATGGATTGTTGGTTACAGCGATATCACAGTTTTGCATGCCCGTTTGCAGAATGAATTAAAGATGGCTTCAATACATGGTCCCATGCCTAAGAATTTTCCGGATAAATCGAAAGATGATGAGGATATGCTGCAATTATTTAAGATTTTGCATGGAGAATTACCAACATATAAATTCAAACCTCATTTATTAAACCGTAATGGTGAAGCTGAGGGTTTATTGATTGGAGGAAATTTATCACTGATTCATGCATTGAGATCAACTCCTTATGATGCAGAACCGCATGGAAAGATCTTGTTTATTGAAGATGTATCGGAGTATTTATACAATCTCGATCGGATGATGCATAATTTAAAGTTAAGCGGATTCTTAAAGCAATTAAGTGGATTAATTGTAGGACAGTTTACAGAAATGAAAGATAATGATGAGAAGTTTGGATTAACTGCTTATGAGATTATTAAAGAAGCAGTAAAAGAATATGATTATCCGGTAATTTTTGGATTTCCTGCCGGACATGGAAATATTAACATGCCATTAGTGTTGGGTAAACGAATTACTATGTCGGCATGTAATTGCGATGTCAAAATTAAATTTTAA
- a CDS encoding SPOR domain-containing protein, with protein MTTIEQHISNLLYTHDCVIIPDFGAFVASLASARIDRDKNILLPPSKEIGFNRSLSHNDSLLISTFAQRKGLTYSHAKIEVERFRAKVIDQLEAGNEVFLDKIGTLKLDAIGNVQFTSATTENYLSESFGLTSFHFTPEININPVKENIQVKRLLKPLSQRNIAATVTLLIALFAISPSIKDSGIDKNYSTAGTLDYLFPAKADNHELVVEAQDFSKAATEDELVVKETIAIEENHFFLIAGSFKKESQAKQFLKQIQLKGEEQAFVLESPNKRYRVALDGYTNKPEAVNSMNNYRLQENFKTVWVLKQ; from the coding sequence ATGACAACGATTGAACAACATATTTCGAATCTGCTTTACACGCATGATTGCGTGATAATCCCTGATTTTGGAGCTTTTGTTGCCAGTTTGGCAAGTGCCAGAATAGATAGGGATAAAAACATATTATTACCACCTTCAAAAGAAATAGGTTTTAATAGAAGCTTATCTCATAATGATAGTTTGTTGATAAGTACATTTGCACAAAGAAAAGGATTGACTTATAGTCATGCTAAAATTGAGGTGGAGCGTTTTCGTGCAAAAGTTATTGATCAGTTAGAAGCTGGCAATGAAGTTTTTTTGGACAAGATTGGTACTTTGAAACTTGATGCGATTGGAAATGTTCAGTTTACGTCAGCTACTACAGAGAATTATTTATCAGAATCATTTGGGTTGACATCATTTCATTTTACACCGGAGATAAATATTAACCCGGTTAAGGAAAATATTCAGGTGAAACGTCTGCTAAAGCCTTTATCACAAAGAAATATTGCTGCAACAGTTACATTGTTGATTGCATTATTTGCTATTTCACCAAGCATTAAAGATTCTGGTATCGACAAAAATTATAGTACAGCTGGAACACTTGATTATTTATTCCCAGCAAAGGCAGATAATCATGAGTTGGTTGTTGAAGCCCAGGATTTTTCTAAAGCTGCAACTGAAGATGAACTGGTTGTAAAGGAAACAATAGCTATAGAAGAGAATCATTTCTTTTTAATAGCAGGTAGTTTTAAAAAAGAGAGTCAGGCAAAACAGTTTTTGAAACAAATTCAGTTAAAAGGAGAAGAGCAGGCATTTGTATTGGAAAGTCCGAATAAAAGATACAGAGTCGCATTAGATGGTTATACAAATAAGCCTGAAGCTGTTAATTCAATGAATAATTATCGATTGCAGGAAAATTTTAAAACTGTTTGGGTTTTAAAACAATAG
- a CDS encoding DUF502 domain-containing protein: MKKLISYFLQGILYIAPIAVTLYVFVIAFIWLDGLLRNLEIFEHGTFSKFSFPGIGLLIILSTVTLIGFIGQKLITSPISSAFDLLLKKAPLIKMIYSSVKDLLSAFVGKERKFEKPVMVTLDKEGILHRLGFITALDLEDIGIKDKIAVYLPSSYGVLGELYIVPSDKVQPLDANSADVMKFIVSGGVTKVN, from the coding sequence ATGAAGAAACTGATAAGTTATTTTTTACAAGGTATTCTATATATTGCTCCCATTGCTGTAACACTTTATGTTTTTGTAATTGCATTTATTTGGTTGGATGGGCTTCTTCGAAATCTGGAGATCTTTGAGCATGGCACGTTTTCGAAGTTCAGTTTTCCAGGTATTGGTCTATTAATTATTCTTTCAACTGTAACGTTAATCGGTTTTATCGGACAAAAACTGATAACATCTCCTATTTCCAGTGCTTTTGATCTTTTGTTAAAAAAAGCACCTTTAATTAAAATGATATACAGCTCGGTTAAGGATTTACTTTCAGCTTTTGTTGGTAAGGAGCGTAAATTTGAAAAACCTGTGATGGTGACCTTAGATAAGGAGGGAATTTTGCACCGACTAGGCTTTATAACAGCATTGGATCTTGAAGATATAGGTATCAAAGATAAGATTGCAGTATATCTTCCAAGTTCATATGGCGTACTGGGTGAATTATATATTGTGCCTTCAGATAAAGTACAACCCTTAGATGCGAACTCTGCGGATGTAATGAAATTTATAGTTTCGGGTGGAGTAACAAAAGTGAATTAG
- the galE gene encoding UDP-glucose 4-epimerase GalE: MQILVTGGTGYIGSHTVVELQNQGYDVVIVDNLSNSNIEVLDNIEKITGIRPAFEKFDLSERDKTDAFFQKHTDISAIIHFAAFKAVGESVQKPLEYYRNNLGSLMNLLECMNKYKVPHMVFSSSCTVYGQPDVLPVTEETPRKEAESPYGNTKAICEDIMRDYCKTNETINCIALRYFNPIGAHESGLIGELPVGVPNNLVPFITQTAAGLREELSIFGEDYDTPDGTAIRDYINVVDLAKAHVVAIDRMLKGKQKDNYEFFNVGTGEGYSVMQLVKAFIEVNKVDLKYKVVGRRAGDIEKIWADTTYGNQELGWKAEKSLEETLESAWKWEKNVRGL, translated from the coding sequence ATGCAAATTCTGGTTACCGGTGGAACTGGTTATATTGGTTCTCACACTGTAGTGGAGCTTCAAAATCAAGGTTACGATGTTGTTATTGTTGATAACCTGTCAAACTCGAATATCGAAGTACTCGACAATATTGAAAAAATCACAGGTATACGCCCGGCTTTTGAAAAATTTGATTTATCAGAGAGAGATAAAACAGATGCATTTTTCCAAAAACACACTGATATTTCAGCCATTATTCATTTTGCTGCATTCAAAGCAGTTGGCGAATCAGTTCAGAAACCGCTTGAATATTACCGCAATAACCTGGGTTCTCTAATGAATCTACTAGAGTGCATGAATAAATATAAAGTACCTCATATGGTATTTTCATCTTCATGTACTGTTTACGGACAACCGGATGTGTTACCTGTAACTGAAGAAACTCCACGTAAAGAAGCTGAATCACCTTATGGTAATACAAAGGCTATTTGTGAAGATATTATGCGCGACTATTGTAAAACCAATGAGACCATTAATTGCATCGCTCTAAGATATTTCAACCCTATTGGTGCACACGAAAGTGGATTAATCGGTGAACTTCCTGTTGGTGTGCCAAACAATCTGGTTCCTTTTATAACTCAAACTGCAGCCGGTCTTCGCGAAGAATTAAGCATCTTTGGAGAAGATTATGATACTCCAGACGGAACTGCCATTCGTGATTATATTAATGTTGTTGATTTGGCCAAAGCTCACGTTGTTGCCATTGATCGAATGTTGAAAGGAAAGCAAAAAGATAATTACGAATTTTTCAATGTTGGAACAGGCGAAGGCTATTCAGTAATGCAACTAGTGAAGGCATTTATTGAAGTGAACAAAGTAGATTTAAAATACAAGGTTGTTGGTCGACGTGCCGGTGATATTGAAAAGATATGGGCTGATACAACATATGGTAACCAGGAATTAGGCTGGAAAGCTGAAAAGTCGCTGGAAGAAACTCTTGAATCGGCCTGGAAATGGGAAAAGAATGTTAGAGGATTATAA
- a CDS encoding fumarate reductase/succinate dehydrogenase flavoprotein subunit, with translation MKLDSKIPEGPLAEKWSNYKANQKLVNPANKRKLDIIVVGTGLAGASAAASFGEMGFNVKNFTIQDSPRRAHSIAAQGGINAAKNYPNDGDSVHRLFYDTVKGGDYRAREANVHRLAEVSNDIIDQCVAQGVPFAREYGGLLDNRSFGGAQVSRTFYAKGQTGQQLLIGAYQALMRQVNAGTVNLYTRTEIVDIVMVDGKARGVIARDLVTGEFQRHFGHAVVLATGGYGNTFFLSTNAMGSNGSAAIKAYQKGALFANPCFAQIHPTCIPVHGEFQSKLTLMSESLRNDGRIWVPKKKEDVEAIRAGKLKPKDIKEEDRDYYLERRYPAFGNLVPRDVASRAAKERCDAGFGVGATGLAVYLDFKSAIERLGEDAIRARYGNLFQMYEKIVDDNPYETPMMIYPAIHYTMGGIWVDYELQTTIPGLFAAGEANFSDHGANRLGASALMQGLADGYFVLPYTIQNYLADDISTPRMTGDEKEFVEAEKTAKDKFAKLLDIKGNRSVDSIHKELGLVMWDFVGMARTKEGLETAIEKIAAIKKEFYSNVRIPGSSEGMNVELEKASRLADFIEIGDLMARDALNREESCGGHFREEFQTEEGEAKRQDDKFAYAACWQYQGEDKAPELIKEDLTFEVVKVAQRNYK, from the coding sequence ATGAAATTAGATTCTAAGATACCCGAAGGGCCATTGGCCGAAAAGTGGTCTAATTATAAAGCTAACCAGAAACTGGTTAACCCTGCGAATAAGCGTAAACTGGATATTATTGTTGTAGGAACAGGTTTAGCGGGAGCTTCAGCTGCTGCCTCTTTTGGCGAAATGGGGTTCAATGTAAAGAACTTTACCATTCAGGATTCACCTCGTCGTGCTCACTCTATTGCGGCACAGGGAGGTATAAACGCAGCCAAAAATTATCCAAACGATGGTGACTCTGTACACCGTTTATTTTATGATACAGTTAAAGGTGGTGACTACCGTGCTCGTGAAGCTAACGTACACCGTTTAGCTGAAGTAAGTAACGACATTATCGACCAATGTGTGGCTCAGGGAGTACCTTTCGCGCGTGAGTACGGAGGTTTGCTTGACAACCGTTCATTTGGTGGTGCTCAGGTTAGTCGTACTTTCTATGCAAAAGGACAAACAGGTCAGCAGTTGTTAATTGGTGCTTACCAGGCTTTAATGCGTCAGGTAAATGCAGGTACAGTAAACTTATATACACGTACCGAAATTGTTGACATTGTAATGGTTGACGGTAAAGCTCGTGGTGTTATTGCCCGCGACCTTGTAACCGGCGAATTCCAACGTCATTTCGGTCATGCAGTTGTATTGGCTACAGGTGGTTACGGTAACACGTTCTTCCTTTCTACCAATGCAATGGGCTCAAATGGTTCGGCAGCAATTAAGGCTTACCAAAAAGGTGCTTTGTTTGCAAACCCATGTTTTGCACAAATTCACCCAACTTGTATTCCTGTACACGGTGAATTCCAGTCGAAACTTACTTTGATGTCGGAATCATTACGTAACGATGGTCGTATCTGGGTTCCAAAAAAGAAAGAAGATGTTGAAGCTATCCGTGCAGGAAAGCTGAAACCAAAAGATATTAAAGAAGAAGATCGCGACTACTATTTAGAGCGTCGCTACCCTGCTTTTGGTAACCTTGTACCTCGTGATGTTGCATCTCGTGCAGCTAAAGAGCGTTGTGATGCAGGTTTTGGTGTAGGCGCAACAGGCTTAGCTGTTTATCTTGATTTCAAATCAGCCATTGAACGCCTAGGTGAAGATGCAATTCGTGCCCGTTACGGAAACTTATTCCAGATGTACGAAAAGATTGTTGATGACAATCCATACGAAACACCAATGATGATCTATCCTGCTATTCACTATACAATGGGTGGTATCTGGGTTGATTATGAATTACAAACAACAATCCCTGGTTTATTTGCAGCCGGTGAAGCTAACTTCTCTGATCACGGAGCAAACCGTTTAGGTGCTTCAGCTTTGATGCAAGGTTTAGCTGATGGTTATTTCGTTCTTCCTTACACAATCCAAAACTACTTGGCTGATGATATTTCAACACCACGTATGACCGGTGATGAAAAAGAATTTGTTGAAGCAGAAAAAACTGCAAAAGATAAATTTGCAAAATTATTGGATATTAAAGGAAATCGTTCTGTTGACAGCATCCATAAAGAACTAGGTTTAGTGATGTGGGATTTTGTTGGAATGGCACGTACCAAAGAAGGATTAGAAACAGCTATCGAGAAAATTGCAGCAATCAAGAAAGAATTCTATTCAAATGTTCGTATCCCTGGATCATCAGAAGGAATGAACGTAGAATTAGAAAAAGCTTCTCGTTTGGCTGACTTTATTGAGATTGGTGATTTAATGGCACGCGATGCACTGAATCGTGAGGAATCTTGTGGTGGTCACTTCCGCGAAGAGTTCCAAACCGAAGAAGGTGAAGCAAAACGTCAGGATGACAAATTTGCATACGCTGCTTGTTGGCAATATCAAGGTGAGGACAAAGCTCCTGAGTTAATCAAGGAAGACCTTACTTTTGAAGTGGTTAAAGTTGCTCAACGTAATTATAAATAA
- a CDS encoding YraN family protein, which produces MADHNELGKVGEEVAARYLAERGFVIVERNWRYNKKELDLIAYDDNQLVIIEVKTRTSDGWEHPKEAITTSKIRFIVEATEAYIIENDIENEVRFDVVTVIPDNGDWEIEYLKEAFHPSL; this is translated from the coding sequence ATGGCAGATCATAACGAACTGGGTAAGGTAGGGGAGGAAGTTGCAGCCAGGTATCTAGCTGAGAGGGGATTTGTGATTGTGGAACGAAACTGGCGATATAATAAGAAGGAGCTGGATTTGATTGCCTATGATGATAATCAACTTGTGATTATAGAAGTAAAAACTCGCACAAGTGATGGTTGGGAGCATCCAAAAGAAGCGATAACTACATCTAAAATTCGTTTTATTGTTGAGGCTACAGAAGCTTATATTATTGAGAATGATATAGAGAATGAGGTTCGGTTTGATGTGGTTACAGTGATACCTGATAATGGTGATTGGGAAATTGAATATTTAAAAGAGGCGTTTCATCCTAGCTTATAA
- a CDS encoding succinate dehydrogenase cytochrome b subunit — protein MGTFFGSSIGRKFMMGASGLFLIIFLIVHLSINLCLLVPDGGETFNIAANFMALPLIKFGLQPVLALGFIVHIVYAAILTAQNNKARGNAKYASGNNTKEVMWASKNMGILGIVVLAFLTVHVYDYFVPLQITGTAPEVHGTHMHDTYTLVKNNLQNPVKAILYIIGCLGLALHLTHGFWSAFQTVGLNNGIWRKRWTIIGTIFAWAVSLGFCVIVVAMLLS, from the coding sequence ATGGGTACTTTTTTCGGTTCCTCGATTGGAAGAAAATTCATGATGGGTGCATCAGGACTTTTCTTGATTATCTTTCTGATAGTCCATTTATCCATTAACTTATGTTTGTTGGTTCCTGATGGCGGCGAAACATTTAACATTGCTGCTAATTTCATGGCTTTACCACTTATTAAGTTTGGATTACAACCGGTGTTGGCTTTAGGTTTTATTGTGCACATTGTTTATGCAGCTATTTTAACTGCGCAAAACAATAAGGCACGAGGAAATGCTAAATATGCCTCAGGCAACAACACAAAAGAAGTAATGTGGGCATCAAAAAACATGGGTATTTTAGGTATTGTTGTACTTGCCTTCTTAACTGTTCATGTTTACGATTATTTTGTACCTCTTCAGATTACAGGTACAGCTCCAGAAGTTCATGGCACTCACATGCATGACACCTACACACTTGTAAAAAACAATCTGCAAAATCCTGTTAAGGCCATTTTATACATTATTGGCTGTTTAGGATTGGCCTTACACCTGACACATGGTTTTTGGTCAGCATTCCAAACTGTTGGTTTAAACAATGGGATTTGGCGTAAACGTTGGACCATCATCGGAACAATCTTTGCATGGGCTGTAAGTCTCGGTTTCTGTGTTATTGTTGTTGCAATGTTATTGTCATAA
- a CDS encoding MmcQ/YjbR family DNA-binding protein, which translates to MNIEEFREYCLKKEMVTEEFPFDESTLVFKVAGKMFALTDLEEDFRINLKCIPEKAVELREQYSCVIPGYHMSKKHWNTVLVDGTVKDEILFQWIDDSYDLIVGGLPKKIREQMAGGN; encoded by the coding sequence ATGAACATTGAAGAATTCAGGGAGTATTGTTTAAAGAAAGAAATGGTAACGGAAGAATTTCCATTTGATGAATCAACATTGGTTTTTAAGGTAGCCGGTAAAATGTTTGCGTTAACTGATCTGGAAGAGGATTTCAGGATAAACCTTAAATGTATTCCCGAAAAAGCCGTTGAGTTACGCGAACAGTATAGTTGTGTCATACCAGGATATCACATGAGTAAAAAACATTGGAATACCGTATTGGTAGATGGAACGGTTAAGGATGAGATTTTATTTCAATGGATTGATGATTCGTATGACCTGATAGTAGGAGGTTTACCCAAAAAAATACGTGAACAAATGGCTGGAGGCAACTAA
- the metG gene encoding methionine--tRNA ligase — protein sequence MKTGNFKRTLVTTALPYANGPVHIGHLAGVYVPADIYVRYLRLKKEDVILIGGSDEHGVPITLKAKNEGVTPQDIVDKYHGIIKDSFEKFGISFDIYSRTTSKTHYETASEFFKTLYEKGEFIEKESEQYYDEEAKQFLADRYITGTCPHCKSEGAYGDQCESCGTSLNATDLVNPRSVISGSTPVIRTTKHWYLPLDKHEPFLKEWILEGHKEWKSNVYGQCKSWIDLGLQPRAVSRDLDWGVPVPVEGADGKVLYVWFDAPIGYISATKDLTPEWEKYWKDPESRMLHFIGKDNIVFHCIVFPSMLKAEGSYILPENVPANEFLNLEGDKISTSRNWAVWLHEYLVDFENKQDVLRYTLTANAPETKDNDFTWKDFQARNNNELVAILGNFVNRAVVLTHKYYDGKVPAAGELNDFDTETLNEIPAIVKRVEEALDNFRFREAVREAINLSRLGNKYLADTEPWKLIKTDAERVKTIMNIALQITANISILIEPFLPFTAKKMQDMLNLTNLDWTACGNLTLLETGKKINKPKLLFEKIEDDTIQTQLDKLQQTKLNNEAASKTAAPAKANIEFDDFTKMDIRVGTIIEAEKVAKTKKLLQLKVDTGIDQRTVVSGIAEYFEPEAIIGKQVSILVNLAPRKIRGIESQGMILMAEDATGKLEFISPANIVKPGSEIR from the coding sequence ATGAAGACGGGAAATTTTAAAAGAACACTGGTAACAACAGCATTACCATACGCCAACGGACCTGTTCACATCGGACACCTTGCCGGAGTTTATGTACCTGCTGACATTTATGTACGTTACCTGCGTTTGAAGAAGGAAGATGTTATATTAATTGGAGGATCAGATGAACACGGTGTTCCTATCACTCTGAAAGCAAAAAACGAAGGCGTAACTCCGCAGGACATTGTTGACAAATACCATGGAATTATCAAAGACTCATTTGAAAAATTTGGTATTTCATTTGATATCTATTCCCGCACAACCTCAAAGACTCACTACGAAACCGCTTCTGAGTTTTTCAAAACACTATATGAAAAGGGTGAGTTTATTGAAAAAGAGTCTGAGCAATATTATGATGAAGAAGCCAAACAATTTTTGGCCGACAGATATATTACCGGCACATGCCCTCATTGTAAAAGTGAAGGAGCCTACGGAGATCAGTGTGAGAGTTGCGGTACATCATTAAATGCAACTGATCTAGTGAATCCTCGTTCGGTTATTTCGGGCAGTACTCCTGTTATTCGTACTACCAAACACTGGTATCTGCCATTAGATAAACACGAGCCATTTTTAAAAGAATGGATTCTGGAAGGACATAAGGAATGGAAATCTAATGTTTACGGCCAATGTAAATCATGGATTGATCTTGGGTTGCAGCCTCGTGCCGTAAGTCGCGATTTAGATTGGGGGGTACCTGTACCTGTTGAAGGTGCTGATGGTAAAGTTTTATACGTTTGGTTTGATGCTCCAATCGGATATATATCTGCAACAAAAGATTTAACTCCTGAGTGGGAAAAATACTGGAAAGATCCTGAATCACGTATGTTGCATTTCATTGGTAAAGACAATATTGTTTTCCACTGTATTGTTTTCCCATCTATGTTGAAAGCAGAAGGAAGTTATATCTTGCCAGAGAATGTACCTGCCAACGAATTCCTGAACCTGGAAGGCGATAAGATTTCAACATCACGAAACTGGGCAGTTTGGTTGCACGAATATTTGGTTGATTTTGAAAATAAGCAGGATGTATTAAGATATACTCTTACTGCAAATGCTCCTGAAACAAAAGACAACGATTTTACCTGGAAAGATTTTCAGGCTCGTAATAACAACGAACTGGTTGCCATCCTTGGGAACTTTGTAAACCGTGCCGTGGTGTTAACTCATAAATACTACGATGGAAAAGTGCCTGCCGCTGGTGAATTAAATGATTTCGATACTGAAACTCTAAATGAGATTCCTGCAATAGTTAAGCGTGTTGAAGAAGCTTTGGATAATTTCCGTTTCCGTGAAGCCGTGCGAGAAGCAATTAATTTATCTCGCCTGGGTAATAAATACCTTGCCGACACTGAGCCATGGAAATTGATTAAAACAGATGCCGAGCGTGTAAAAACAATCATGAATATTGCATTGCAGATTACAGCCAATATTTCAATTCTGATTGAACCATTTTTACCGTTTACTGCAAAGAAAATGCAAGACATGCTCAATTTGACTAATCTTGACTGGACAGCATGTGGTAATTTAACCTTACTTGAAACAGGTAAGAAAATCAACAAACCTAAATTGTTATTCGAAAAAATTGAAGATGATACTATTCAGACTCAACTTGATAAATTGCAACAAACAAAATTAAACAATGAAGCAGCTAGTAAAACTGCTGCTCCGGCAAAGGCAAATATTGAGTTTGACGATTTCACAAAAATGGACATCCGAGTTGGAACCATTATAGAGGCTGAAAAGGTAGCTAAAACCAAAAAATTGCTTCAATTGAAAGTCGATACCGGAATTGATCAGCGGACTGTTGTTTCAGGTATTGCTGAATATTTTGAACCTGAAGCTATCATTGGTAAACAGGTAAGTATTCTGGTTAATTTGGCTCCACGTAAAATAAGAGGTATCGAATCTCAAGGAATGATCTTGATGGCTGAAGATGCAACAGGTAAGCTTGAATTTATTTCACCTGCTAATATAGTTAAACCAGGATCTGAAATCAGATAA
- a CDS encoding succinate dehydrogenase/fumarate reductase iron-sulfur subunit, producing MENNINLTLKVWRQNGPKDKGRFETYKLEKVSTDSSFLEMMDILNEQLVNEGSEPVAFDHDCREGICGMCSLYINGRPHGPDDDVTTCQLHMRKFKDGETITIEPWRSAGFPVIKDLIVNRSAFDQIIAAGGYTSVSTGGVPDANAIPIPKDDADEAMDAASCIGCGACVATCKNGSAMLFVSAKVSHLALLPQGKVEAARRAKNMVTKMDELGFGNCTNTGACEVECPKSVSISNIARLNREFLKAKFQD from the coding sequence ATGGAAAATAATATAAATTTGACTCTAAAGGTTTGGCGTCAGAACGGGCCTAAGGATAAAGGTCGTTTTGAAACATACAAATTAGAGAAAGTATCTACCGACAGTTCATTCCTTGAAATGATGGACATCCTGAATGAGCAGTTGGTAAACGAAGGCAGTGAACCAGTTGCTTTTGATCACGATTGTCGTGAAGGTATTTGTGGTATGTGTTCATTATACATCAACGGACGTCCGCACGGACCAGATGATGATGTTACTACTTGTCAGTTGCACATGCGTAAGTTCAAAGATGGTGAAACCATTACCATTGAACCATGGCGTTCTGCAGGTTTTCCTGTAATTAAAGATTTGATTGTAAACCGTAGTGCTTTCGATCAGATTATTGCTGCTGGTGGATACACATCTGTAAGTACTGGTGGTGTACCTGACGCTAACGCTATTCCTATTCCTAAGGATGATGCTGATGAGGCTATGGATGCCGCTTCATGTATTGGATGTGGTGCTTGTGTAGCAACATGTAAAAACGGATCTGCAATGTTGTTCGTTTCTGCAAAAGTTAGTCACTTGGCTTTGTTACCACAAGGTAAAGTTGAAGCTGCCCGTCGTGCTAAAAACATGGTTACCAAAATGGATGAACTGGGTTTTGGTAACTGTACCAATACCGGTGCTTGCGAAGTTGAATGTCCTAAGAGTGTTTCAATTTCAAACATCGCCCGTTTGAACCGTGAATTTTTAAAAGCTAAATTTCAAGACTAA